A window of Maioricimonas rarisocia genomic DNA:
TGCCAGCTTCGCGGCAATCGCCGGCACCCGCCGGGTCACCATCCCGATCAGCACCACGGCAAAGATCGGAATGAAGTACATCCCGTTCATCTTCTGCAGGTACCCGAAAATGCTTTCGGTCTTCGCCAGCAGCGGGGCGATCGACATCGCGGCAACCGCCACGATCCAGCCGAAGATCTTCCCCGAGCGGACGACCTCCTTTTCACTCGCCGTCTTGTGAATCACGTTCCGGTACAGCCCCAGGCTGAACAGCGTGCACGAACTGTTCAGCGCCGAGTTGAAGCTCGACAGAATGGCCCCGATCATCACCGCTGCGAAAAAGCCGGTCAGCGGTGCCGGCAGGACTTCGTTCACCAGCAGCCCGTACGCCGTATCCGCCTTGATGTCCGTCCCCTGAAACATCGTGTAGGCAATCATGCCGGGCAGCACGAGATACAGCGGCCCCAGCAGCTTGAACGCACCGGTCAGCAGCACCCCCTTCTGCCCTTCCGCCAGACTGCTCGCCCCGAAGGTCCGCTGAATGATCTGCTGGTTCGTCGTCCAGTAAAACAGGTTCAGCAGGAAGATGCCGGAGAAGATCGTCCAGAACGGCACCGACGTCTCTTCCCCGCCGATCGAATTGAACCGGGCCCGCTGCTCTTCGTAGATCTGCTCGGCGCCGGCCATCATCCCCGCCTCGCCTCCCAGCTGCGAAAGGGCAAAGCCGGTGATCAGAAAGCCCCCCACGAACAGCCCGACCCCGTTCAGCGTGTCCGAGACCGCCACCGTCCGCAGACCGCCGAACAGCGCGTAGATCGAACCGATGATTCCCACCATCCACACGATCAGCCACAGCGAAAACGTCTGCGAGTCGAAACCGAGCGAGGCCGGCAGGCTTCCCAGCATCGACGGCACATCGAGAATCCCCATCATGCCGGTCGCCCCGGTGTACAGGATGATCGGCAGCAGAATCCCCACGTACGCCACCAGAAAGATCAGGTTCGTGATCACCTGGGTCTGATGGTCAAAGCGGATCTCCAGGTACTCCGGCACCGTCGCCACGCCGCTTTTGAGGAACCGCGGCAGAAAGAACCACGCCATGAAGACCAGCGCGATGACCGCCACGACTTCCCACACCATCACGCACAGGCCGTCGTTGAACGCCGCCCCGTTCAGACCCACCATCTGCTCGGTCGACAGGTTCGTCAGCAGCAGCGAGCCGGCAATCAGCGGAAACGTCAGCGAACGACCGGCCAGGAAGTAGCCGCCCGTGCTCTCGTGATCGTCCCGCCGCGTGATCAGCCACGTCAGCAGGGCGACCAGTCCGGTGAAAAACAGAAACGACAGGAGCGTCATCAGCATGAGGAATTCTTTTCGGTCGCGAGCGCTCGAACGGACAGGATGGCAGCCGCCGGCCGCGATCATGCGGACGGCGCGTTGCTCCCGGTAAACAGCAATCTAACGGGTGGGATCGATAATCACTTTCATTGCACCGGCTTCGCCGTCATACAGCCGGGCAAACCAGTCAGGCCCTTCCTCCAGCGACGCCTTCGCCGTGATCAGCGGCTCCACGCGGATCGCCCCCTTCTCCAGCAGGTCGATGCACGCCGGATATTCGCCGTTCGACGCACAGCTGCCGTAGACCGAAAGTTCCCGCGTCACAATCGCCTGCAGCGGCATCTCGACTTTGGGTGCCAGGTTCCCGACCAGCGTCACGGCTCCACCCTTGCGGGCACAGTCGATCGCGGTCTGAATCGTCGGCGTCGCACCCACCACCTCCAGCACGACATCCGCACCCCGGCCACCGGTCAGCCTGCGGACTTCTTCGGGAACGTCCACCTCGTCCGCCTTCAGGCCGACGTCGGCACCGAGTTCCTTCGCTTTCTCCAGGCGGCCGGGATCGAGGTCGACCGCAATCACCTGCGAGCAGCCCGCCAGTCGGATCGCCTGAATCACCAGCAGACCGATCATCCCGCTTCCCACGACCACCGCCGTGTCACCCAGCGACACCGGCGTCCGGTTCGCCGCATGCACGGCGACCGAGACCGCTTCGATCATCGCCGCATGCTCGAACGGCAGGTTCTCCGGCAGCGGATAGCAGATGTGCTGCGGCACCGAGACGAACTCGGCAAACGCCCCGTGGCGACGGTATTCGCCGCACGAGACCCCCAGCACCATCCGGTTGTCACACAGGTTGATCGAGCCCCGCCGACAGTAGACGCACTCGCCGCACGAGACGGTCGAATCGAACGTCACGTGATCCCCCGGCTTGAAACCGGTGACGTTCTCGCCCACTGCCTTCACCACCCCGGCCGCTTCGTGCCCCATCACCAGCGGAGGAATGCGCCGCCCCGAACTGCCGTCATATCCGTGGATGTCGCTGCCGCAGATCCCGCACGCCCGTACCTGCACCAGCACATCGTTCGGGCTGACGTCCGGCTCGGCGAAATCGGTGACTTCGAGGTGTTTGTATTCGGTAAGCAGAAGGGCTTTCATCGTTT
This region includes:
- a CDS encoding galactitol-1-phosphate 5-dehydrogenase; translation: MKALLLTEYKHLEVTDFAEPDVSPNDVLVQVRACGICGSDIHGYDGSSGRRIPPLVMGHEAAGVVKAVGENVTGFKPGDHVTFDSTVSCGECVYCRRGSINLCDNRMVLGVSCGEYRRHGAFAEFVSVPQHICYPLPENLPFEHAAMIEAVSVAVHAANRTPVSLGDTAVVVGSGMIGLLVIQAIRLAGCSQVIAVDLDPGRLEKAKELGADVGLKADEVDVPEEVRRLTGGRGADVVLEVVGATPTIQTAIDCARKGGAVTLVGNLAPKVEMPLQAIVTRELSVYGSCASNGEYPACIDLLEKGAIRVEPLITAKASLEEGPDWFARLYDGEAGAMKVIIDPTR
- a CDS encoding solute:sodium symporter family transporter; its protein translation is MLMTLLSFLFFTGLVALLTWLITRRDDHESTGGYFLAGRSLTFPLIAGSLLLTNLSTEQMVGLNGAAFNDGLCVMVWEVVAVIALVFMAWFFLPRFLKSGVATVPEYLEIRFDHQTQVITNLIFLVAYVGILLPIILYTGATGMMGILDVPSMLGSLPASLGFDSQTFSLWLIVWMVGIIGSIYALFGGLRTVAVSDTLNGVGLFVGGFLITGFALSQLGGEAGMMAGAEQIYEEQRARFNSIGGEETSVPFWTIFSGIFLLNLFYWTTNQQIIQRTFGASSLAEGQKGVLLTGAFKLLGPLYLVLPGMIAYTMFQGTDIKADTAYGLLVNEVLPAPLTGFFAAVMIGAILSSFNSALNSSCTLFSLGLYRNVIHKTASEKEVVRSGKIFGWIVAVAAMSIAPLLAKTESIFGYLQKMNGMYFIPIFAVVLIGMVTRRVPAIAAKLALIAGFSIIAIGYFVPPFDTVVAAMHEFQFLGVVFAWLLILMLIIGEIAPRETEFVQEDVKAVDMTPWKLAIPSGLILIAIVAAIYITFADFSVLDPVGE